In one Arachis duranensis cultivar V14167 chromosome 9, aradu.V14167.gnm2.J7QH, whole genome shotgun sequence genomic region, the following are encoded:
- the LOC107464956 gene encoding uncharacterized protein LOC107464956 produces MALSSLFSLKSLAVLVVLMAIPLGIIVSLERAQPSTHVYNYHGTGGWLRECAKWDPTNRRFIVSFFEGGVGEVRVPEEAEKEVLLEEVTTVMEVNLSGNSSLGISVDTQRNRVLVVHADVFGNRYSALSAYDLSTWQRLFLTQLSGPSDEKSFADDVDVDAEGNAYVTDAKAGKIWKVGVEGNLITIIRNPLFTPKEWYKKFVALNGIVYHPDGFLIVIHTFSGNLFKIDLTKGEEVKVIKVAGGPLYFGDGLALLSPTKLVVAGNPSGRLVASKDGWETAAVVSKFSGPMHRLATSATVKDGKPYLNHMIGIGYPKKKFAIVEAVF; encoded by the exons atggctctctcctctctcttctccctAAAATCCCTCGCCGTCCTGGTGGTCCTGATGGCCATTCCCTTAGGCATCATCGTATCCCTCGAACGAGCCCAACCGTCAACCCACGTGTACAACTACCACGGCACTGGAGGGTGGCTGAGGGAGTGCGCCAAGTGGGACCCAACTAATCGTCGCTTCATAGTCTCGTTCTTCGAAGGCGGTGTAGGCGAGGTTCGGGTGCCGGAAGAGGCGGAGAAGGAGGTTCTGTTGGAGGAGGTGACGACGGTGATGGAAGTGAATTTGTCCGGAAACTCGTCCCTTGGAATCTCGGTCGACACGCAGAGGAACCGGGTTCTCGTTGTTCACGCCGATGTGTTTGGAAACCGGTATAGTGCACTCTCCGCATATGATTTGTCCACGTGGCAGAGGCTCTTTCTTACACAACTCAGCGGTCCAA GTGACGAGAAATCTTTTGCCgatgatgttgatgttgatgcAGAAGGCAATGCATATGTCACTGATGCAAAAGCCGGCAAAATATGGAAGGTTGGGGTGGAAGGGAACCTCATAACGATTATAAGAAACCCTCTCTTCACCCCAAAAGAATGGTACAAGAAATTCGTAGCCCTAAACGGAATTGTTTACCACCCAGATGGGTTCCTgattgtgattcacactttcAGTGGCAACTTGTTCAAGATTGATTTGACAAAAGGTGAGGAAGTGAAGGTGATTAAGGTAGCCGGAGGACCCCTATATTTCGGAGACGGTTTAGCGCTGTTGTCTCCTACTAAATTGGTAGTTGCTGGGAATCCTTCTGGAAGATTAGTTGCGAGCAAAGATGGGTGGGAAACTGCTGCTGTTGTGTCGAAATTCTCAGGGCCTATGCATCGCTTGGCAACTTCAGCTACTGTTAAGGATGGGAAGCCGTATTTAAACCACATGATTGGAATTGGTTACCCCAAAAAGAAGTTTGCTATTGTAGAAGCAGTTTTTTAA